GCCTGCCGATCCCTCCAGCGATCACACCAGCGAAGGTGACAGCTCCCTATGCACAGGCGCCCTGACTTCGGCCTCCAGGAAGGCCAGCACCGTCTTGCGAGACGTCAACCAGGCCGACTTGCTCTCCAGGTCGAGGAAATGCCCGGCCCCCGGCACCACCGCGAAATGACTGTTGGCCACGTACTGGGCGAACTGCCGTGCGTCCTCAGCGGTCGTGTACTCATCCCGCTCACCGTTGACGAACAATACCGGGATTTTTATCTGGGCAAAGCGCTCCACGTAATTCTTGGCACTCAGTTCACGAACCTGAGCGATATGGAATTCGATCTGCTGGTATTCGTGCTCGGCCAGACTGATCAGATGCTTGAAGTTATAAAGCTTGAACAGCCTGGGCAAATACTTGCCCACCGTGTCGTTGAGCAGACTGCCGATCTTGCGCTTGTCACGCGCAGCCAGATAAGCCTGGCCATTGTCGAGATAATCACGCATCGGCTCGTTGATCACCGGAGAAAAGGAACTGATGATCGCCCGCTCGACACTCGGTGGTGACTCAGCCAGCGCCAACATCGCCGACACTCCGCCCCAGGATACCGACAACAGATAATTGATCTGAAAGCGCTCGATCAGATCGAGAATGATCCGAACTTCGTCTTCCTTGCTCACCACACTGGCCAACTTGTTGTGCTCGCGCGACTTTCCAGCGAAAGGAAGATCGAACAGTACCAAGTTGAAGTGTGGTTGCAGGTATTTGACCGTTTGCCCGAATGACCCGGTGGTGGATAGCGCGCCATTGATCAGCAACAGGGTCTTGGCATGCTCACCACGCCAGTACACCTCCGTGTACACATTGAAACCTGCCGCAGTCAGTATCTTAGTTTCCATGCCCCAGCCTCCATAAATACGAAATTTAAAGACATTCATTCTCATCGATGAGCTCGAGCAAAACGTCAAGAAAACGTCATAAACAGGAATGAAAGCTTCGTGAAAGGTTTGGAATTCCGCTCCCCCCAGCAGAATTCCAAATTTTTATAGCGCAGCTAGATTGTGACCGACAAGTCAATGACGCCATTTTCAAGACGCTCGCCCAGAGCAGAAGCTGACCCTGGAGACAGCTTCATCACTCAGGCAAGGCAGACCAAAAGACGGCATCGTCAGCCATGATCGGATGCACGGAGGAGAAGGCGCCTTTTTTCCTCGGCAGACTTTCTCGCACCACTGAAATATTTTGTTACACAAACAAATAACAATAACAACGTGCCTTTTCGGCACTGTACAAGTTACTTTCCACCCAACGGAGCGCGTAAAGTTTTCATGACGTAAAAATAAACTTACAGAACACCTGAATTTGTTCATTAAATTGCCACGCGCATTGTCAGGATATCTGTACAGCCTGATCGCCTCCCCCAAGCCAGTGACCTCAGGACACTCTATTTACCACGCCTACGCAGCCTGACTGCTACTTGCTCAACAAGACGCAATAATGCAGACAGTAAAAGAGCAACAGTATTGGCTACGATTCTTTCACGAGTCGACGTAGCGAATAAGTCATCAACTTCCAATGAATATCTAGTCACTGCTCCCTCAACAAAACTTGAACTTAGTAAAAAGCCATTAGCCATGTCAGGAATGACGCACCCGTTTCTCCTTAATAACGCCGAACACCAATAACTATTGGCACAACAAGAACGAAGGAGACTGCACCTTGCCCTTGTCTCGCATGGGCAAAACGCCAGGGCGCAGAACCATGGGGCGAACGCCTCACCAACAGCCTTCATCAAAAAACATCGGCAACAAGCCGACGATAGAAAAGCCCCAGACGCGCAATCGGCAGTAAAGAAAACTGTACGAACCAAGGAGCTGGAACCGAGAAAAAGCAAGGAACCGGCCAGTACGTAAAGAAATTTTTACGGAAACCTGCTACCACTGTCCGCCGGCGCACCCTGCAGGCCCTGGCTGCAGCCGCCTGCCAGGGCCATGCTGCGAGCGAACAAGAACAACAGCGCCCCGCAGGAGGCAGCGATGAAGAGCACGCAATACCTGGCCCGAGAACCGGACGAGAGTGGCTTTATCCACTACCCCGAAAGCGAGCATCGGGTATGGAATACCCTGATCACCCGCCAGCTCGAGGTGATCAACAATCGTGCCTGCCAGGAATACCTGGATGGCATCGAGCAACTCGACCTGCCCTTGGAACGCATCCCCCAGCTCGGTGAAATCAATCGCGTGCTCGAAACCAGCACGGGCTGGCGCGTGGCGCGGGTACCAGCGCTGATCCCCTTTCAGACCTTCTTCGAGCTGCTGGCCAGCAAGCAGTTTCCGGTCGCCACCTTCATCCGCACGCCCGAGGAACTGGATTACCTGCAGGAGCCGGACATCTTCCATGAGATATTCGGTCACTGCCCTCTACTGACCAACCCCTGGTTCGCCGAATTCACCCACACCTACGGCAAGCTCGGCCTGCGGGCCACGAAAGAACAGCGTGTCTACCTGGCGCGCCTGTACTGGCTGACCATCGAGTTCGGCCTGCTCGACACGCCAGCCGGTCGGCGCATCTATGGCGGCGGCATCCTCTCCTCCCCACGGGAAACCCTCTACGCCCTGTCCGATGTACCCGAGCACCTGGCCTTCGACCCGCTGGAGGCGATGCGCACGCCCTATCGCATCGATATCCTGCAACCTGTGTATTTCGTCCTGCCACAACTCAAGCGCCTGTTCGAGCTGGCGCAACAGGACATCATGGCGCTGGTGCAGCAGGCCATGCAGCTCGGATTGCACGCGCCGAAATTTCCGCCGAAGGCCGCGTGAGCGTTTGACGCCCTCGCCTGTCCATGCAAGGGGGCGAACGCTTCACGCCATGCCCCCCAAAGGTCTCGCCGGTGACGACTGCCCAGTGGCCGTCACCAGGCGGCGATCCATACCACCCAGAACCCTACTCAGGAGTAGTGCCATGAGCCTTGCCCAAGCCCAATGCGAAGCCTGCCGAGCCGACGCGCCGAAAGTCACCGATGCCGAGCTGGCCGAGCTGATCCGCGAAATTCCCGACTGGAACGTCGAGGTACGCGGCGACCATATGGAGCTGGAGCGCGTCTACCTGTTCAAGAACTTCCGCCATGCCCTGGCCTTCACCAATGCCGTCGGTGCCATCGCCGAGGAAGTCGGCCACCACCCCGCCCTGCTCACCGAATGGGGCAAGGTCACTGTGACCTGGTGGAGCCACGAGATGCGCGGCCTGCACCGTAACGACTTCATCATGGCGGCGCGTACCGATCTGCTCGCCGCCAGCGCCGAGGGCCGCAAGTGAGCCATTTCGCCAGCGTCGCCCGCGTGCCAGGCGACCCCATCCTCAGCCTGATGCAGGCCTATCTCCTCGACACCCATCCAGCCCGGCTGGATCTCGGTGTCGGCGTCTACAAGGACGCCCAGGGCCTGACGCCAATCCCACGTGCGGTGAAGCTGGCCGAGCAGCGCCTGGTCGATAGCGAACTGAGCAAGACATACATCGGCGGCCATGGCGATGCGCTTTTCGCCGAGCGCCTTAGCCAGCTCGTACTGGGAGCCGACTCCCCACTACTGGCCGAGCGACGTGCCGGCGCCACGCAGACGCCGGGCGGCACTGGCGCCCTGCGCCTGGCCGCCGACTTCATCCGTCACTGCCTACCGGGGCGCGGTATCTGGCTCAGTGACCCGACCTGGCCGATTCATGAAACCCTGTTCGCCGAAGCCGGGCTGGTGGTCGGCCACTACCCCTATGTCGACTCGAACAATCGCCTCGATGTGGAGGCCATGATCGGCGCCTTCACCCACCTGCCCAAAGGCGACGTGGTGCTGCTGCATGCCTGCTGCCACAACCCCACCGGCTTCGATCTGACCCAGCAGGACTTCGAGCGCGTGCTGGAGGTGGTCAAGGCGCGTGAGCTGCTGCCCTTGATCGACTTCGCCTACCAGGGTTTCGGCGATGGCCTGGAGCAGGACGCCTGGGCCGTGCGCCTGTTCGCCGCCGAGCTGCCGGAACTGCTGATCACCAGCTCCTGCTCGAAGAACTTCGGCCTGTACCGCGAACGCACTGGCGCTCTGATCGTCTGCGCCGCCGATGCCGAGAAGCTTGTCGACATTCGCAGCCAGCTAGCCTTCATCGCCCGCAATCTGTGGTCGACGCCACCGGCCCATGGCGCCGCCGTGGTTGCCAGCATTCTCGGTGATGACGAACTCAAGTGCCTGTGGCAAGAAGAGCTCGAAGACATGCGCCTGCGCGTCGCCAGCCTGCGGCGCGGCCTGGTCGAAGCCCTGGCACCGCACGGTCTGAGCCAGCGTTTCGCGCATATCGCCGAACAGCGCGGCATGTTCTCCTACACCGGCCTCTCACCTCTGCAGGTGCTACGTCTGCGCGAAGCGTTCAGCATCTATTTGGTCGGCAGTGGCCGCGCCAACGTCGCCGGCCTAGATGCCAACCGCCTGGAGTATCTGGCGGCCGCCATCGCCCAGGTCTGCAACTGATCGATGCGCAGCAGGTTAAGCCCGTCCTCGCGACGGGTTTTTACTGCGCCAACGCAGTGGCTTGAGTGAGCCAGCCCCCCCTGCAGCAACCCACTTCAGATGCTCGCAGGCCGACCACGACAACGATAATGCCGTTTCGCTCGTTGCATGCACGCAACAGTTAGTTACAAGCACAACGACTTAATTAGCTTGCTAACGAGGCGTATAAAAGAACTGCGACATATCGCCGCATCCGCATTTCGAGGAGACAGGCATGAACGTGATCGTGCATGAGCGTGACAACGAACATATTTCCCACGAGGCCCGCGCCATGGGGATCGAGGTCTGGGATGTGCTTCAGAATGGTGAACTGGTCGGTATCTTCCGCTCTCAGGAAGAAGCCGATGCCTACCGCCAGGCGCTGGAAGAGGCGCAAGAACAAGGATGAACGGAAGCCGTTGCCGTTTCCCTCGAAACGGCAACGGCTTCGCCCAAGAGCACGATGCCGATGGACAGCATCGACATCGATACAGAGGCCTTGACAGGCCCAGCTAGATGGTCAGTCCCAACTGGATGACGGCTTAGCAACCAAACGCCCCGATTGATTCGGGGCGTTTGCATTGAACGCCAAGACCTGCAGGCTGCCTCAGAGCAGCAAACTGCCGATGAAAGCCAGCAGGAAGGCGATGCCACCCAGCAGCGTCTCCATCACCGTCCAGGTCTTCAGGGTGGTCTTCTCGTCCATCTGCAGGAAGCGGCTGACCAGCCAGAACCCCGAGTCGTTGACGTGCGAGAGCACCGTCGCCCCACCGGCAATAGCGACCACGATGAAACACAGGTCGAACTGGCTGAGCCCCGGCGTCACGGCCACGGTGGGCGCCATCAGCGCTGCTGCGGTGGTCAGCGCCACGGTCGCCGAGCCCTGCGCCACGCGCAGTGCGGCGGAGATGACGAATGCCGCGACTATCACCGGCAAGCCGGTATCGGCCAGCAGCGACGACAACGCATCACCAATGCCGCTGGTGCGCAGCACGTTGCCGAACATGCCGCCGGCGCCGGTCACCAGCACGATCGAACAGATCGGCCCGAGTGCCCCCTCGCAAGCTTTCTCCAGATGCCTGGCGCTGTAGCGACCGCTGAACATCGCCAGCGCCAGGAAAGTGGTGAGCAACAGCGCCACGGGGGTCTTGCCCAGCATGCGCAGCAACTGCACCCAGGCGTCGCCCGCCTGCACGTAGCCCATCACCGTCAGGGTATTGAGCCCGGTATCGAGGAAGATCAACAGCAACGGCAGCAAGAGGATCGCCAGCACCAGGGCGAAGCTCGGCGGCGTCACAGAGGCATCACGCTCGACGTCGGTGAGGAAGGTGCTCGGCAGCTTCACCTCGAAGCGCTTGCCGGCCCATTGCCCGAACAGGTAGGCGCCGACGTACCAGGTGGGCAAGGCGATAAGGCCACCGACCAGTACCAGCAAGCCGATGTTGGCACCGAGCAGATCAGCGGCGGCGACCGGCCCTGGATGCGGTGGCACCAGTGCATGCATGGCGGCGAAGGCGCCGGCCGCCGGCAAGGCATAGAGCAGGGTCGAGCCACCAAAGCGCTTGGCCACGCTGAAGATGATCGGCAGCATCACCACCAGCCCGGCATCGAAGAAGATGGGGAAGCCGAACAGCAGCGAGGCCACCCCCAGCGCCAGCGGCGCGCGCCGCTCACCGAAGGTACCGATCAGGGTATCGGCCAGCACCTGGGCACCGCCGGTCATTTCCAGCAGGCGCCCGATCATGGCGCCCAGGCCAACCAGCAAAGCGACCGAAGCCAGGGTATTGCCGAAGCCGGTCAACAGCGTCGGCACCACCTGATCGTAGGGTATGCGCGTGACCAGCGCCGTGACGACGCTGACCAGCACCAGGGCGAGAAAGGCATGCACCTTCAAGCGCATGATCAACAGCAGCAGCAAGGCAACGGCACCTGCAGCCGTGAGCAACAACAGCGTGGCGTCGGGCGTGGAAGCCAGTGAGTTCATGGTCTACCTCATTATTCTTGTCGTAGAGCAATGCAATGGAACGAGGCGTGGTCAGGCTGGCCTCGCGAGGGCGTCCGTCGACTTCCACCAGCGCTCGGCCTCGAGGCCGAGTTGGTCGACGGGCAAGGTGGCGTCGAGCACTAGAGTCAGTGGCTCGACGTGTGGGGGTTCGAGGGCGGCGAACTGACTGTCGATCAGACTGGCCGGCATGAAGTGGTCGGGGCGATTGGCGACCCGCTGCCCGGCCATTTCCCGGCTCAGCTCCAGATAGACGAAGCCCAGCCCGGGCACCGCCTGGCGCAACTGGCGGCGATAGCACTGACGTAGCGCCGAGCAGGTCAGCACGGCGCGCCGACCGCCACGGGTGGCGCTGCGCAGCTCCTCGCCGAGGCGCTGCAGCCAGCCCGCGCGGTCATGATCGTCAAGGGGAATGCCGGCACTCATCTTGGCGATGTTGGCGGCAGGGTGAAAGGCATCGCCTTCGATGAACAGGGCATCGCTGCGCTGGGCGATGGCCTGCCCGACACTGCTCTTGCCGCAGCCGGCAACACCCATGATCACCAGGGCCTGGATAGGTGGATGCATAAGCACCTCGTAGAAGTAGCGCTATCTCAGATAAAACAACGGAGAAAGCGCTCCATGAAATTGTATTTGTTCTCGCCACGGCAAAAAAATGCAGGATATCTCTGCTTTTTAGGCCTTCATGAGGTGTCAGAGCATTTGTAACACCCCAAAGACAGCGCTATCCTAGAACCGATATTTCACCTTGGCAAGCAGGCCCACCCCGGGCCGATGAACGCGCAGGGCTCGCGATACAGGGCTCGAGTGCCGCAAAATATAAAAAACACGACAGGCGATAAGCCCTGATGAGCACGTCCAAGACAGGTAGAAGCACCCGTACCACGGGGCGCCCGACCCTCAACGAGGTGGCCCGCCACGCCGGCGTCAGCCCGATCACCGCATCGCGCGCGCTACGCGGCATTCCCAGCGTCGCCGAAGAGCTGGTGCAGAAGGTACGCGAGGCCGCCAGCAAGCTGGGCTACGTGGCCAACCCGGCCGCCCGTGCCCTTGCCTCCTCGCACAGCCAGAGCATCGCGGTGATCGTGCCGTCGCTGACCAACCAGTTGTTCGTCGAGACCCTGGAGGCCATCCACGCCGTGATGCGCCCACGCGGCCTGGAAGTGCTGATCGGCAATTCGCACTACTCGCGTGACGAAGAAGAAGACCTGATCCGCAACTACCTGGCTCATCAGCCGCGCGGCATGCTGCTGACCGGCTTCGAGCGCACCGAGAGCGCGCGGCGCCTGCTCGAATCCAGTGGCATTCCCTGCGTCTACATGATGGACATCGACCCCGGCGCCGGCCTGCACTGCGTCGGTTTCTCCCAGGTGCAGGCCGGTGCCTGTGCCGCCGAGCACCTGATCGGCCGGGGCCGTCGCCGCCTGGCCTTCGTCGGCGCGCAATTGGATCAACGCACCCTGCTGCGTGGCGAAGGCTTCCGCCGCGTACTGCAACGCGCCGGCCTCTATGACCCAACCCTGGAGGTGCTGACGCCACGGCAATCCACCGTCGGCCTGGGCTGCGAGTTGTTCGCCCGCCTGCTGGCCGAGCACCCGGATCTGGACGCCATCTTCTTCGGCAACGACGACCTGGCCCAGGGTGCCCTGCTCGAAGCTCTGCGCCAGGGCATCCGCATCCCCGAACGCCTCTCGGTGCTGGGCTTCAACGACCTGCAGGCCTCAGCCTTCAGCGTGCCGCGCCTGAGCAGCATTCGCACCCCACGTGAAGCGATCGGCCGCCGCGCTGCCGAGATGCTGCTCGGCCTGATCGCTGGCGAAACACCGCCCGAGCAGGTGCACGACTTGGGCTTCGAGCTGATGCTGCGCGAAAGCACCTGAACCACAGGCCATGCCGCCACGCCCCGTTGCGTAGCGGCATGGCAATCAAAGATAGCGCTACCTCAACCTGACCGCTACGAGCGCGCCACAGCACAGGAGGCCTGGCCTCCGAGGATTGAAGATGAACCACCCGCAACGCCACCCGCTCCTCGACACCCCGGCAACGCAGATGACCCGCCAGATCGCCCGTATCGACCAGATATGCACGGCGGCGCGCATCCTCCCGGTGATCAGGATCGAGCGGGAAGCGGACATTCTGCCCTTGGCCGACGCCCTGGCTGCCGGCGGTCTGCACACCCTGGAGATCACCCTGCGCTCGGCGCTCGGCCTGAACGCCATCGCCCTGCTGCGCCAGCAGCGCCCACAGCTCTGCATCGGCGCTGGCACGGTGCTCGACGAACACATGCTGCAGCAGGCAGTGGCGGCAGGCGCCGAGTTCATCGTCACTCCCGGCTGCACTCAGGCATTGCTGGAAGCCGGTCTGCAGTCGCCTGCCCCCCTGTTGCCCGGCATCAGTAGTGCTTCGGAAATCATGCTCGGCTATAACCTGGGCTACCGCCGCTTCAAGCTGTTCCCCGCCGAACTGGCCGGCGGCGTCGCGGCCCTCAAGGCCTTCGCCGGCCCCTTCGGCAACGTGCGCTTCTGCCCCACCGGCGGGCTCAACCCGAGCAACCTGCAACACTACATGCAACAACCCAACGTGATGTGCGTCGGCGGCTCGTGGATGCTCGACGACACCTGGGTACGCGGCGGCGACTGGCAGCGCATCACCCAGGCCAGCGCCGAGGCCTTGCAATTGCTGGTCTGAACCAACGGCCTGCGGAGCATGCAGGCCTCTCTCTCGTAATGACTGAAAGGACTGGAAGCATGAACATAGAGAAGCGCTTGCACACCCTCTTTCCCAGCGCCGCCGAGATTCCCGAGGCCTACCGGCTGGACATGCCGATCGAGCAGCGCGACTACCTACTCGATGGCCAGTTGCACACCTGGCAAGGCCCCCTGGCCAGCGTGCGTAGCCCGGTGTGCCTGACCCGTGAGGACGGCCAGACCGAACAAGTGGTGCTCGGCAGCGCCCCACTGATGGACGCCGATGCCGCCCTGGCCGCGCTGGATGCCGCCGTGCGCGCCTACGACAACGGCCAGGGCCTGTGGCCGAACCTGCGAGTGGCCGAGCGTATTCGCCACGTAGAGGACTTCCTCGCGCGCATGCGCCAGCAGCGCGAAGCCGTGGTGCGCCTGCTGATGTGGGAAATCGGCAAGAGCCTGAAAGATGCCGAGAAGGAATTCGACCGTACCTGCGACTACATCGTCGACACCATCGACGAGCTGAAGAAGCTCGACCGCCGCTCCAGCCGCTTCGAGCTGGAACAGGGCACCCTCGGCCAGATCCGCCGCGCACCGCTGGGCGTGGCGCTGTGCATGGGCCCCTACAACTACCCGCTGAACGAGACCTTCACCACCCTGATCCCGGCGCTGATCATGGGTAACACCGTGGTGTTCAAACCGGCCAAGTTCGGCGTGCTGCTGATCCGCCCGTTGCTCGAGGCCTTCCGCGACAGCTTCCCGCCCGGCGTGATCAACGTCATCTACGGCAAGGGCCGCGACACCGTCAGCGCCCTGATGGCCAGCGGCAAGGTGGACGTGTTCGCCTTTATCGGCACCAACAAGGGCGCCAGCGACCTGAAGAAACTGCACCCGCGCCCGCACCGCCTGCGCGCCGTGCTCGGCCTGGATGCGAAGAACCCCGGTATCGTCCTGCCGCAGGTGGATCTGGACAACGCCGTGGAAGAAGCCGTGACCGGCGCCCTGTCGTTCAACGGCCAGCGCTGCACCGCGCTGAAGATCCTCTTCGTCCACCACGCCGTGCTGCAGCCCTTCCTCGAACGCTTCAGCGCCAAGCTCGCTGCGCTCAAGCCGGGCATGCCCTGGGAGCCGGGCGTGGCCCTGACGCCGCTGCCCGAACCGGGCAAGGTCGACTACCTTAACGGCCTGCTGCAGGACGCCCTGAGCAAGGGCGCCAAGGTGATCAACGAAGGCGGCGGCAGCCAGCGCGAAACCTTCTTCTACCCGGCACTGCTAAGCCCGGTCAGCGCGGACATGCGTCTGTATCACGAAGAGCAGTTCGGCCCGCTGATTCCGGTGGTGCCCTATGACAAGATCGACGAAGTGATCGACTACGTGCTGCAATCCGACTACGGCCAGCAACTCAGCCTGTTCGGCAACGACCCGGCGCAGGTTGGCCAGTTGATCGACGCCTTCGCCAACCAGGTCGGCCGCATCAACGTCAACGCCCAGTGTCAGCGTGGCCCGGACAGCTACCCGTTCAACGGGCGCAAGAACTCGGCCGAGGGCACCCTGTCGGTGTATGACGCGCTGCGCGTGTTCTCCATCCGCACCCTGGTGGCCACCCGTGACCAGGAGGCCAACAAGGCGCTATTCAGCGCCATCATCCAGGGCCGCCACTCGAGCTTCCTGACCACCGACTACATCTTCTGATACCCCTGCCCCGCGCGCCAAGTTGGTGCGCGGGGCCAGGACTACCCCCCTGCCACAACGTCGCAGCCGAAGGCCGCGCATGCCCATCAAGACTGAACTATCCTCCTTTCAATTGAAGCTTTCGGCCCTTTCGAGATGCCTGAAAACAGATTCGATCCCACCCCGGTCATACTGATCGTCGACGATCAGCCCAGTGACGCCAGAATCCTGCAAGAAGCGGTTGGCGAACTGGCTCAGGTGCATATCGTGCATGACGGCTACCAGGCGCTGGAGGCGGCCCGCTTTTACCGCCCGGATGTGGTGCTGCTGGATATCGAAATGCCCGGCATGGGCGGCTTCGAGCTGTGCAGCCTGATCAAGGCCGACCCCAAGCTCTGCGATGCGGCGATCATGTTCGTGACAGCACATACGCAGACGGATAATGAAATTCGGGCGCTGGATTTCGGCGGTATCGACTTCATCCAGAAGCCCCTGAGCATCCCGGTGGCACGCGCCCATATCCGCGCTCACCTCAACCTGCGCGCCGAGGCCAAGCGCCTGGCCTATGTCGATGCCCTGACCGGCTTGCCCAACCGCATGCTGCTGCGTGATCGCGCCGGACAGATGCTGCAGAAGGCGCGACGTAATGGCAGCCAACTCGCCGTGCTGCTGCTGGATCTGGACAACTTCAAGGGCATCAACGACTCCCAGGGGCATTCCACCGGCGACCTGATTCTTCGCGAAGTCGGCCAACGCCTGAATCAGGCAGCTCGTGACCTGGATACCGTCAGCCGCCAGGGCGGCGATGAGTTCGTGATCCTGGTGACCGATATCCAGCGCTCCGAAACCATCAGTGACCATGTGGAACGCCTGCTGGAGATCATCACCAGGCCGATGGAGGTGGCCGGCAATCGCTATGACCTCTCCGCCTGCATCGGCATCAGCGTCTTTCCCGATGACGGTACGGATATCGAAACCCTCTATCGCCAGGCGGACTCGGCGATGTACCAGGCCAAGCAGGAAGGCCGTAATCGCTACCGTTTCTTCTCCAACAGCATCGAAAGCACGGCCCGTGCTCGCCACCTGCTCGAACGCCACATGCGCAATGCGCTGGAATCGGGCGTGTTCGAGGTGTACTACCAACTGCGCGTCGACGTGAGCGACGGGCAAAGCTGCGGAATGGAAGCACTGATCCGTTGGCGACACGAAGAAAACGGCATGATCTCCCCGGCCGAGTTCATTCCCCTGGCCGAAGAAACCGGCCTGATCGTACCGATAGGCAAACTGGTACTGCGCAAGGCCTGCCGCGACGCCAAACGCCTGCTCGACCTCGGCAAGCGCCTGTGCGTGAGCGTCAATATCTCGGTGGTACAGTTCCGCGAAGCCTCCTTCATCGGCATGATCACCGAGGCGCTCAAGGAATCAGGGTTGCCCCCGCAACTGCTCGAACTGGAAATCACCGAAGGCGTGCTGGCCCGCGACGTGGATCAGGCACGCAGCCTGCTGGAGACACTCAAGCAGATGGGCGTACGCATCGCCATCGACGATTTCGGCACCGGCTACTCCAGCCTCTCCTACCTCAAGAAACTACCGATCGATGTGCTCAAGATCGATCAGAGCTTCGTCCGCGACATGCTCACCGACCCAAGCGATGCCGCGATCATCGAAGCCATCGTGCGCATGGGCCAGGCGCTGGGCATGCAACTGGTGGCAGAAGGCGTGGAGCAACACGAGCAATCGCAGAAACTGCTGGCCCTGGGTTGTGAGCTGATGCAGGGTTTCCATTACTGTCGGCCCATGCCCTTCGCGCAGCTATGCGACACCCTGGGTCTGCAAACCGACTTGGACAAGCGATGAAGACAGGGACACTCTCCGTGCGGCGTGCCGTCCTGTTCAGCTTCGCTGCGGGCATGGCACTGACCGCACTGGTGACCGGCCTGCTGCAACAAAGCAACCAACAACGTCTGCAAGACGCCTTGAGCACTGCCACCGAGCGTGCGGCGGACGTGGTCACCAAGCGTATCGAGCTCTACCAGTATGGTTTGCGCGGCGCGCGGGGGGCGGTGCTGGCCAGCGGCGAAAATGGCATCAGCCGCCAGGGCTTCATCAACTACAGCAAGACCCGCGATGTCGCTCGGGAATTTCCCGGAGCACGGGGTTTCGGCTTCATTCGTCGGGTGCCGGTGCAACAGCAGGAGCGCTTTCTCGCACAGGCCCGGGCCGACGATATGCCCGACTTCCAGATCCGCCAGCTAGCCGTGCATGACGGTGAACGCTTCATCATCCAGTACATCGAACCCATAGAGGGCAATCGTCAGGCGGTGGGGCTCGATATCGCTTCCGAGTACAACCGCCGCAGCGCCGCCATGGCCGCCATGGCCAGCGGCGAAGTGCGCATTACCGGCCCCATCACCCTGGTGCAGGCCACTGGCAATCCCTTGCAGTCCTTTCTGATCCTGCTGCCGATCTACCGTGGCGCGGTCACCCCCGATACCGTCGCGGCACGCATGAGCAAAGGTATTGGCTGGAGCTACGCGCCCCTGCTCTCGGAGGAAGTGCTCCAGGGTCTGAAACTCGATCGCGAAGGCCTGCACCTGCAATTGAGCGACATCACCGACGCCGATCAGCCGGTGAGTTTCTTCGATCAGCACCCTGCTGCACAGCCTGAGGAAGACGTTGCCAGGCATGCAGTATCGCGGCAGGTCTATGGTCGGCAGTGGCAGATCGAACTGCACGCCACCAGCGCCTTCGTCAAACAACTGAATCTGCTCCCCACGCCCCTGGCGGCATTGATCGGCACCCTGCTCAGCCTGCTGCTGGCGGCGTTGACCGGGGTGATCCTGGTCAACCGCCAGCGCCATCGGCAGATCCTCGTCGAGCAGGCCCGCTCGGCAGCCATCGTGGACAACTCCAGCGACGGCATCATCGGCCAGAATCTCGATGGCACGGTGGTGAGCTGGAACCATGGCGCCGAGCGCATCTTCGGTTACAGCGCC
The genomic region above belongs to Pseudomonas sp. GOM7 and contains:
- the phhA gene encoding phenylalanine 4-monooxygenase, translating into MKSTQYLAREPDESGFIHYPESEHRVWNTLITRQLEVINNRACQEYLDGIEQLDLPLERIPQLGEINRVLETSTGWRVARVPALIPFQTFFELLASKQFPVATFIRTPEELDYLQEPDIFHEIFGHCPLLTNPWFAEFTHTYGKLGLRATKEQRVYLARLYWLTIEFGLLDTPAGRRIYGGGILSSPRETLYALSDVPEHLAFDPLEAMRTPYRIDILQPVYFVLPQLKRLFELAQQDIMALVQQAMQLGLHAPKFPPKAA
- a CDS encoding gluconokinase, yielding MHPPIQALVIMGVAGCGKSSVGQAIAQRSDALFIEGDAFHPAANIAKMSAGIPLDDHDRAGWLQRLGEELRSATRGGRRAVLTCSALRQCYRRQLRQAVPGLGFVYLELSREMAGQRVANRPDHFMPASLIDSQFAALEPPHVEPLTLVLDATLPVDQLGLEAERWWKSTDALARPA
- a CDS encoding 4a-hydroxytetrahydrobiopterin dehydratase, translated to MSLAQAQCEACRADAPKVTDAELAELIREIPDWNVEVRGDHMELERVYLFKNFRHALAFTNAVGAIAEEVGHHPALLTEWGKVTVTWWSHEMRGLHRNDFIMAARTDLLAASAEGRK
- a CDS encoding alpha/beta fold hydrolase; the protein is MRMNVFKFRIYGGWGMETKILTAAGFNVYTEVYWRGEHAKTLLLINGALSTTGSFGQTVKYLQPHFNLVLFDLPFAGKSREHNKLASVVSKEDEVRIILDLIERFQINYLLSVSWGGVSAMLALAESPPSVERAIISSFSPVINEPMRDYLDNGQAYLAARDKRKIGSLLNDTVGKYLPRLFKLYNFKHLISLAEHEYQQIEFHIAQVRELSAKNYVERFAQIKIPVLFVNGERDEYTTAEDARQFAQYVANSHFAVVPGAGHFLDLESKSAWLTSRKTVLAFLEAEVRAPVHRELSPSLV
- a CDS encoding GntP family permease, coding for MNSLASTPDATLLLLTAAGAVALLLLLIMRLKVHAFLALVLVSVVTALVTRIPYDQVVPTLLTGFGNTLASVALLVGLGAMIGRLLEMTGGAQVLADTLIGTFGERRAPLALGVASLLFGFPIFFDAGLVVMLPIIFSVAKRFGGSTLLYALPAAGAFAAMHALVPPHPGPVAAADLLGANIGLLVLVGGLIALPTWYVGAYLFGQWAGKRFEVKLPSTFLTDVERDASVTPPSFALVLAILLLPLLLIFLDTGLNTLTVMGYVQAGDAWVQLLRMLGKTPVALLLTTFLALAMFSGRYSARHLEKACEGALGPICSIVLVTGAGGMFGNVLRTSGIGDALSSLLADTGLPVIVAAFVISAALRVAQGSATVALTTAAALMAPTVAVTPGLSQFDLCFIVVAIAGGATVLSHVNDSGFWLVSRFLQMDEKTTLKTWTVMETLLGGIAFLLAFIGSLLL
- a CDS encoding amino acid aminotransferase, with amino-acid sequence MSHFASVARVPGDPILSLMQAYLLDTHPARLDLGVGVYKDAQGLTPIPRAVKLAEQRLVDSELSKTYIGGHGDALFAERLSQLVLGADSPLLAERRAGATQTPGGTGALRLAADFIRHCLPGRGIWLSDPTWPIHETLFAEAGLVVGHYPYVDSNNRLDVEAMIGAFTHLPKGDVVLLHACCHNPTGFDLTQQDFERVLEVVKARELLPLIDFAYQGFGDGLEQDAWAVRLFAAELPELLITSSCSKNFGLYRERTGALIVCAADAEKLVDIRSQLAFIARNLWSTPPAHGAAVVASILGDDELKCLWQEELEDMRLRVASLRRGLVEALAPHGLSQRFAHIAEQRGMFSYTGLSPLQVLRLREAFSIYLVGSGRANVAGLDANRLEYLAAAIAQVCN